A stretch of the Malus domestica chromosome 08, GDT2T_hap1 genome encodes the following:
- the LOC103430303 gene encoding uncharacterized protein: MATASSSSRARTRAYKSGPVLRSLSPSERFYTASNGGISSSASGFASSTSSSFSSPASAFFHQDHHYYNQQINHHHHHHRSASPTRVNLYTSSSPSRYVRFSIDHRSISPNHHSNRSIAVSKKTGPISMPKKTCMCSPTSHPGSFRCSLHKNQGGSQNTGSFPSNRLNMRRSAMTNSLVRISGVEGEWVKRALTALIRPCAHQQRRRAGFQPRPSRLSAMSTADY, translated from the coding sequence ATGGCGACCGCATCTTCCTCATCGAGGGCGAGAACCCGGGCCTACAAAAGCGGCCCTGTGCTCCGGTCGCTCTCGCCTTCCGAAAGGTTCTACACCGCTTCCAATGGCGGGATCTCGTCATCGGCGTCAGGTTTCGCTTCTTCGACGAGCTCAAGCTTCTCGTCGCCGGCGTCAGCTTTCTTCCACCAGGACCACCACTACTACAATCAGCAgatcaaccaccaccaccaccatcacagATCCGCTTCTCCGACGCGTGTCAACCTTTACACCTCCTCCTCTCCGTCTCGGTACGTCCGGTTCTCCATCGACCACCGTTCGATCTCTCCCAACCACCATTCGAATCGATCCATCGCCGTCTCCAAGAAAACTGGACCGATTTCGATGCCGAAGAAGACCTGTATGTGCTCGCCGACGTCGCATCCGGGATCATTTCGCTGCAGCCTCCACAAAAACCAGGGAGGGAGTCAAAACACCGGATCTTTCCCGTCGAATAGGTTGAATATGCGCAGGTCTGCTATGACGAACTCGCTGGTACGAATCAGTGGAGTCGAAGGCGAGTGGGTGAAGCGAGCCTTGACCGCCCTGATTCGCCCTTGTGCGCACCAGCAGAGGCGGAGAGCCGGGTTCCAGCCACGGCCCAGCAGACTCTCTGCCATGTCCACAGCCGACTACTAG